A genomic segment from Nodularia sphaerocarpa UHCC 0038 encodes:
- a CDS encoding flavin-containing monooxygenase encodes MLDCIIIGAGPGGLACTKELLEQGVREVVCLEKASDVGGVFANTYDNLVLTSSATISMFSDFWIGDGNQHKFWTKQEAVDYWKRYAQHFGVLDYIRFNSKVVNVVRQGREGWQVQLSSGETLLSKRIVLAIGNNAIPKYPDWKDLLTDIDYSHSQEYRNANRFVGKNVVTVGGGESGSDVALETSRVANKSWVSLRNTTGWVAPRKRDIYAADISTHRGVWGLPREYGATLSEAIYQAEWSYKDPVHDAAVELNKKIKASKGVWGIYGTKTFSLPEAIAHHNCKVVGEIVKVEDGGRTLLTADGETLQNVDAVVFSTGYKNYVPFLPEDIRQTDPRTLYKHMFHPTYQDKIAWIGWARPGFGSQFPIMEMQARFFALICKGEQTLPVPAEMERIASLDRAANLGQFEHNAHRIRSLVDYHRYMDDMASLIGCEPPLWQYFFVHFRIWLRMVYGATQSTQFRLRGPGQKKSLAHEILMKLPVSKLTHIVKAGLKGRVIYAFKSLIPKSRFTAFKDYRNSSSSIAVSRASSV; translated from the coding sequence ATGTTAGATTGTATTATTATTGGAGCCGGACCCGGAGGTTTGGCTTGTACGAAAGAATTACTCGAACAAGGTGTCCGCGAGGTTGTGTGTTTAGAAAAAGCCTCTGATGTAGGGGGCGTTTTTGCCAATACTTACGATAATTTAGTATTGACTTCCTCTGCCACTATAAGTATGTTTTCGGATTTTTGGATTGGCGATGGAAACCAGCACAAATTCTGGACTAAGCAGGAAGCAGTTGATTATTGGAAGAGATACGCCCAACATTTTGGTGTCCTCGATTACATCCGTTTCAACTCCAAAGTAGTGAACGTGGTTCGACAAGGTAGGGAAGGCTGGCAGGTTCAGCTATCATCTGGAGAAACTTTGCTCTCAAAACGGATCGTATTGGCAATCGGGAACAATGCTATCCCTAAATATCCAGATTGGAAGGACTTATTAACTGACATTGATTACTCCCATTCACAGGAGTATCGTAATGCTAACAGGTTTGTAGGTAAAAACGTTGTGACAGTTGGGGGAGGTGAATCTGGCTCGGACGTAGCATTAGAAACATCCCGCGTAGCGAACAAGTCCTGGGTAAGTCTGCGTAACACAACAGGATGGGTGGCACCCCGGAAGAGAGACATATACGCTGCTGATATTTCTACCCATCGGGGCGTGTGGGGTCTTCCTCGTGAATATGGAGCAACTTTAAGCGAAGCTATCTATCAAGCCGAGTGGAGCTACAAAGACCCAGTTCATGATGCAGCAGTGGAACTCAACAAGAAGATTAAAGCCAGCAAGGGAGTCTGGGGAATTTACGGAACCAAAACCTTTTCATTACCCGAGGCGATCGCCCATCACAATTGTAAAGTTGTTGGTGAAATAGTGAAAGTAGAAGATGGCGGAAGAACATTACTCACCGCAGACGGAGAAACCCTGCAAAATGTCGATGCCGTTGTATTTTCTACTGGGTACAAAAATTATGTGCCTTTTCTACCGGAAGATATTAGGCAAACTGACCCCCGCACCCTCTATAAACATATGTTTCATCCCACATATCAAGACAAGATAGCTTGGATTGGGTGGGCCCGCCCTGGCTTCGGCAGCCAATTTCCCATTATGGAGATGCAGGCGAGATTTTTTGCCCTGATTTGCAAAGGAGAACAAACCCTCCCTGTTCCTGCTGAAATGGAACGGATTGCATCCCTGGATCGCGCAGCTAATTTAGGTCAGTTCGAGCATAATGCTCATCGAATCCGAAGCTTGGTTGATTATCATCGTTACATGGATGATATGGCTAGTTTGATTGGATGTGAGCCTCCTCTGTGGCAATACTTTTTTGTCCACTTCCGCATTTGGCTTCGGATGGTATATGGTGCCACCCAGTCTACTCAGTTTCGCTTGCGAGGTCCTGGGCAGAAGAAGTCCTTAGCTCACGAGATATTGATGAAACTACCTGTGAGTAAACTAACTCACATCGTCAAAGCAGGTCTGAAAGGACGTGTGATTTATGCTTTCAAATCTTTAATCCCTAAATCCAGATTTACGGCTTTTAAAGATTACCGAAATTCCTCATCTTCTATCGCAGTTTCTAGAGCCTCCTCTGTTTGA
- a CDS encoding cytochrome P450 yields the protein MVLQNLASIQLNDSPPGPPALPFVSMLPFFSKYLHIELHQLGKKYGNIFQLRVGDKKLVVLNNLETVKEALLKQQDSFNARADFDVFQQPPQRYFLELKSGKTWEKHHSIVGQTMHRFLVSKSDTIESLALEQAEDLANMLLQFGSQPVDPDLYVPLATSNFIQRLIFDKKSSLEDTKKDTAFTEYAYSLRYIPCVVEGVKLEFVPGFWQLIFKLSRWKIVPKFLKALAALEHHVAKNVEQHRESFDPDNLRDITDGLLQASSELTDSDRNELGLSENDIVNGTLMQFAGAGGGLPCFTLRWGLLYMITHPDIQTQIQKELDEVVGRTQQPRLEHRSKLPLMGAFINEILRHSSLTTMPPINYATAADTTLEGYFIPKNTPLVINYYALTRDERYWEEPEKFNPYRFLDENGKLRNDLTDKFYPFGMGSRRCIGEYLGRLMIFLFLTNLMHKCKFEKVSGEKLSFASQLGGVFAVPQDFKVVVTPRF from the coding sequence ATGGTTTTGCAAAATTTAGCCTCCATACAGTTGAATGATAGCCCTCCAGGACCTCCTGCACTGCCCTTTGTCAGTATGTTGCCCTTCTTCAGTAAATACTTGCATATAGAATTGCATCAACTCGGCAAAAAATACGGTAATATCTTTCAGCTTCGCGTAGGAGATAAAAAGTTAGTTGTACTAAATAACCTTGAGACTGTCAAAGAAGCTTTATTAAAGCAGCAAGATAGCTTTAATGCTAGGGCTGATTTTGATGTCTTTCAGCAACCACCTCAACGTTACTTCCTCGAACTGAAAAGTGGTAAGACATGGGAAAAACACCATAGTATTGTAGGTCAAACTATGCATAGGTTTTTGGTGAGCAAATCAGATACTATTGAAAGCTTGGCTCTTGAACAAGCAGAAGACTTAGCAAATATGCTCTTACAATTTGGCAGCCAACCTGTTGACCCAGATTTATATGTACCTTTAGCCACCTCCAACTTTATCCAAAGACTTATCTTTGATAAAAAAAGTAGTCTTGAAGATACAAAAAAAGATACCGCATTTACAGAATATGCTTATAGTTTAAGGTATATTCCCTGTGTTGTAGAGGGTGTTAAATTAGAGTTTGTACCAGGATTTTGGCAACTGATATTCAAATTATCACGGTGGAAAATAGTACCGAAGTTTCTCAAGGCTTTAGCTGCATTAGAACACCATGTTGCAAAAAACGTAGAACAGCATCGAGAGTCTTTTGATCCAGACAATTTGCGGGATATTACAGATGGACTTCTACAAGCTAGTAGCGAACTAACTGATTCAGATAGAAACGAGCTGGGATTAAGTGAAAATGACATTGTTAATGGAACATTGATGCAGTTTGCCGGAGCTGGTGGCGGACTTCCCTGTTTTACATTGCGCTGGGGTTTGCTATACATGATCACTCACCCAGATATTCAGACTCAAATCCAAAAAGAACTGGATGAAGTCGTTGGTAGAACACAACAACCACGCTTAGAACATCGTAGTAAATTACCACTCATGGGAGCTTTTATTAACGAAATCTTGCGTCATTCTTCTCTGACTACTATGCCCCCCATCAATTACGCCACTGCTGCTGATACCACTTTGGAAGGTTACTTTATTCCCAAAAATACTCCTTTAGTTATCAATTACTATGCTCTCACCCGTGATGAGCGTTATTGGGAAGAGCCTGAAAAATTTAACCCCTATCGGTTTTTAGATGAAAACGGCAAGCTGAGAAACGATCTTACTGATAAGTTTTATCCATTTGGCATGGGATCGCGTCGCTGCATAGGAGAGTATTTAGGACGTTTGATGATATTTCTATTCTTGACTAACCTCATGCATAAATGCAAGTTTGAAAAAGTTTCTGGAGAGAAATTAAGTTTTGCATCTCAACTAGGAGGAGTTTTCGCCGTTCCACAGGACTTTAAAGTTGTAGTAACACCACGCTTTTAG
- a CDS encoding cytochrome P450, with amino-acid sequence MVLQQSASSPLNRISPPGPSALPFVSTLPFLSNYLHIELNKLAKTYGNIYQLRAGRRNFVVLNDLETIKQALVKQKDSFNGRADFEIYRLPPQRYFMEQKSGEPWKRHHSIFGQVMHTLIVDKADMIENWVLEEAADLADVFIKTDGQPFDTDVYMLRATLSFIQRLVFGKRGSINDPQEDPDFVGTAYSVKKLNKGAKCLTKVQISPLLWQPIVFLSCLKPLLGFLLSAPLLERYLGKNIEQHKNSFDPDNLRDVTDGLLKASSELTESDLNELGLSEKDIVKGSLMQFIGAGTALPNVMVRWALLYMIAYPEFQAEIHKELDEVVGREQQPSLEHRSKLPFTAAFLNEVFRHSSATSLPAFVYATTTDTNLEGYFIPNNTPCLVNYYALTRDERYWEDPEQFNPYRFLDENGKLRNDLTDKFYPFGMGSRRCIGEYLGRMMIFLFFTNLMQKCQFEKVSGQKLSLEPQPTMLLIPPDYKIVAKPRF; translated from the coding sequence ATGGTTTTGCAACAATCAGCCTCTTCACCATTAAACAGAATTTCCCCTCCGGGACCGTCTGCACTTCCATTTGTCAGTACCTTGCCATTCCTCAGTAATTACTTACATATAGAATTGAATAAACTAGCCAAAACCTATGGCAATATTTATCAGCTTCGCGCGGGGCGGAGAAACTTTGTTGTACTTAATGATCTTGAAACTATCAAACAAGCGTTAGTTAAGCAGAAGGATAGCTTTAACGGTAGAGCCGATTTTGAGATTTATCGGCTACCACCTCAACGGTACTTCATGGAGCAGAAGAGTGGCGAACCCTGGAAAAGACACCACAGCATTTTCGGCCAAGTCATGCATACCTTGATAGTAGACAAGGCAGATATGATTGAAAATTGGGTTCTAGAAGAAGCCGCAGACTTAGCAGATGTCTTTATAAAGACAGATGGTCAACCTTTTGACACTGATGTATATATGCTTAGAGCCACCTTAAGTTTTATCCAAAGGCTCGTCTTTGGTAAAAGAGGTAGTATTAATGATCCTCAAGAAGATCCTGATTTTGTGGGAACTGCTTATAGTGTCAAAAAGCTTAACAAAGGCGCTAAATGTCTGACAAAGGTGCAAATTTCACCGCTTCTTTGGCAGCCAATAGTATTTCTTTCTTGCTTAAAGCCATTACTAGGTTTTCTTTTATCAGCGCCCCTATTGGAACGCTATCTTGGCAAAAATATAGAACAGCATAAAAATTCCTTCGATCCAGACAATCTGCGGGATGTTACAGATGGACTTTTGAAAGCTAGTAGTGAACTCACTGAGTCAGATCTAAACGAACTTGGCTTAAGCGAAAAAGATATTGTTAAGGGATCATTGATGCAATTCATTGGGGCAGGTACGGCACTTCCCAATGTTATGGTACGCTGGGCTTTGCTTTACATGATTGCCTACCCAGAGTTCCAGGCTGAAATTCATAAAGAACTGGATGAAGTAGTTGGCAGGGAGCAACAACCAAGTTTAGAACACCGTAGCAAATTACCATTTACAGCTGCTTTTCTGAATGAGGTCTTCCGCCACAGTTCTGCTACTAGTTTACCTGCCTTTGTTTATGCTACTACCACTGATACCAATTTAGAGGGTTACTTTATTCCTAACAATACTCCTTGTCTTGTAAATTACTATGCTTTGACCCGTGATGAGCGCTATTGGGAAGACCCCGAACAATTTAATCCATACCGATTCTTGGATGAAAACGGCAAACTTAGAAACGATCTAACTGATAAGTTCTATCCATTTGGAATGGGATCGCGTCGCTGCATAGGAGAGTATTTAGGACGTATGATGATATTTCTATTTTTCACTAACCTCATGCAAAAATGCCAGTTTGAAAAAGTTTCTGGACAAAAATTGAGTCTTGAGCCTCAGCCAACAATGTTACTCATTCCACCGGACTATAAAATTGTAGCAAAACCTCGCTTTTAG
- a CDS encoding chorismate--pyruvate lyase family protein gives MSINYIDANLTSRGKIVKGEIQTVFDNEASKLSAFQKILLTANGTVTSMLEAYSSESIQVVKLSEQLDNIALELPNIKLNQQEQVMARKVLLQGKISCRNFIYADSLILINNLGEKFRNELFNTNKPIGQIWSEQKVETFKEIINHGKESANELAIYFNIKPEENVFFRTYSVSSQGKITMIITEKFPESYFHQKSN, from the coding sequence ATGTCTATCAATTATATTGACGCAAATCTGACATCAAGAGGAAAAATTGTAAAAGGTGAAATACAAACAGTATTTGACAATGAAGCATCTAAATTAAGTGCTTTTCAGAAGATATTACTGACAGCTAATGGCACGGTTACTTCTATGTTAGAAGCTTACTCTTCTGAGTCGATTCAAGTAGTTAAACTTTCGGAACAATTAGATAATATAGCCCTGGAATTGCCAAACATTAAATTGAATCAACAAGAGCAAGTTATGGCTAGAAAAGTTCTGCTTCAGGGAAAGATTAGCTGTCGTAATTTTATCTACGCCGATTCGTTGATCCTGATTAACAATTTGGGAGAAAAATTTAGGAATGAATTGTTTAATACCAATAAACCAATCGGACAGATATGGTCTGAGCAAAAAGTTGAAACTTTTAAAGAAATCATAAATCATGGCAAAGAGTCGGCTAATGAATTAGCGATTTATTTCAATATTAAACCCGAAGAAAATGTTTTTTTTCGCACCTATTCTGTATCCTCTCAAGGAAAAATTACTATGATTATTACTGAAAAGTTTCCTGAGAGCTATTTTCACCAAAAGTCTAATTAG